A segment of the Streptomyces sp. Tu 2975 genome:
CCTGGGGCGCGTTAAGTTCCGCCACCATACTTATACACCGTCGTGGACGACGGGCGGGCCCCTCATCACACCCGCCCGTCGCGATCACGGCCCCCCGCCGCACGGTCCGGCTCAGCGTGTCTCCGTCACCTTCGCCAGCGCTCTCGGCGCGTCGGGGTCCTGCCCGCGGGCGATGGTCACCTCGTACGCGAGCAGTTGCAGCGGAAGGATCTCCAGAATCGGCTGGAGCTCTTCCGGCACGCCCTCCGTGGGCAGTACGAACCCCGCGGACGCGGCCTCGACCTGGGGTGCCGGGCCCACGACGAAGAGGTCCGCCCCGCGGCCGCGCAGCCGGTCGAGCACCGGCCGGAGCGCCTCGCCGCCCTTGCCGTCCGGCACCACCGCGATCACCGGGGAGACGTTGTCGACCATGGCGAGCGGCCCGTGCAGCAGGTCCGCGCCGGAGTACGCCAGCGCGGGGATGTAGCTGGTCTCCATGAGCTTGAGCGCCGCTTCCCTCGCCGTCGGATAGCCGTAGCCCGCGACGTGATGACCATGCGCTCGGCGAAGCGGTAGCGCGAGGCGAGTGCGCGTACCTCGTCCTGCCGGCCGAGGATCTCCCCGGCAAGCTCCGGCAGCCGGCCGGCCGCCGGGGCCTCGTCACCGCGCAGGCCCTCCACCAGCAGGTGGAGGGCCATCAGGGAGGCGGTGTAGGTCTTGGTGGCCGGAAGGGCCTTCTCCGGGCCGGCCATGATGTCGATCGAGAACTCGGAGACCGCGGCCAGCGGCGAGTCCGGGTTGTTGGTCACGGCCAGGGTGACCGCGCCGGCCTCCCGCGCCGCTTTCGTGGACGCCACCAGGTCGGGCGATCCGCCGGACTGGCTGACGGTGATCACGAGGACGTCGGCGAGCGAGGGGCGGGCGCCGTAGGCGGTGGTGGTGGACATGGAGGTGAGTCCGCACGGCAGGCCGAGACGGATCTCGATCAGGTACTTCGCGTACAGGGCGGCGTTGTCGGAGGAGCCGCGGGCGGTCAGCAGGACGAACCGCGGCTTCTTCGCCGCGATCGCCGACGCCACCTGCCGGATCGTCGGCGCACCCTCGTCGAGGATGCGCCGCAGGACCGCCGGCTGCTGTGCCATCTCGCCGGACATGATCCGGCCCGGGTGCTCCTCGTGCTCGGCCGACGTCGTGGCGGACATGCCCGTTGCCTCCAGGTGGCGCTCAGGGTGCCGGGCGGCGACGCCGACGGCGCCGGCCCGGCACTGCACGGTCCACGCAGGTCCACTCCCGGCTCAGCGGCCGGCGATGACCTCCGCGGCGGCGCGCCCGCAGACGCGGGCGGCGCCATGGGTAGCGATGTGCAGGGCCCCCCTGGGTGCCGCCCGGTTCAGGCCCATCTCGACCACGACCGTGTCGGGACGGGCCGCGAGGAGCGCCTCGAGGGCGTCCGCCATCCACGGGTGGCGGTGGACGTCGCGAACCACAGCGACGATCCTACGGTCCGCCGCCGCCTCCAGCACATGTGACACCAATTCGGGCGTATCGCCCTCCTCGGCATACGTGCCGGTCTCCGTACCGGGCAGCAGAGCCGCCAGCTCCGCGGCCACACCCCATGGGGTCTCGTCCCCGACCGCAATGTTGGCGACAGGGGTCAAGGCAGCCACGTACGGGGCCTCGGTGACCGGCTCGTACGGCCGACCGCCCGGAGTGACCCGCACCGCGCGACGCGCCGCGACGAGACCGATGTCGGTGTCGGAGCCGGGCGCGGTCCCCTCCTGTGAAGCCGCGCCCGGCTCTGCTGCAGCCCCCCTGGCCCGCCGCGTCCAGTCCGCGAGGGCACGCACACGTGCCGCCGCGTCGGCCAGCCGCTCCTCGGGCAGGTCGCCGTTCCGCACCGCATTGACCAGCGCGTCGCGCAGTCGCAGTACGGTCTCCTCGTCGGCCAGGCCGCCACCGACGCAAATAGCGTCGGCACCGGCGGCGATCGCGAGGACCGAGCCGCGCTCGATGCCGTACGTGGACGAGATGGCCTGCATCTCCATGCCGTCCGTGACGATCAGGCCCTGGTAGCCCAGCTCCTCGCGCAGCAGACCGGTGAGGATCTGCGGGCTCAGCGTCGCGGGACGGTCGGGGTCGAGCGCGGGAAGTAGGATATGCGCGCTCATCACCGCTTTGGAACCCGCTGCGATGGCCGCGCGGAAAGGGACCAGCTCACGGGCGTGCAACGTGTCGAGATCCACATCGATACGGGGCGCCGCGTGGTGCGAGTCCACGTTGGTGTCGCCGTGCCCGGGGAAGTGCTTGGTGCACGCGGCCACGCCGGCGGCCTGCAGGCCCTCGACGTAGGCGACGGTGTGGCGGGCGGCCAGTGCGGTGTCGGCGCCGAACGAGCGCACACCGATGACCGGATTGTCCGGGTTGGAGTTGACGTCGGCGGACGGCGCCCAGTTGAGGTCCACCCCGCACTCGGCCAGCCGTCGCCCCAACTCGTGCGCCACGGCGCGGGTGAGGTCCACGTCGTCGACCAGGCCCAGCGCGTAATTGCCGGGGAACGAGGAGCCGGTGCGCACCTCGAGACGGGTGACGTCACCGCCCTCCTCGTCGATGGCGACCAGGACGTCGTCGCGCTCCGCCCGCAACCGGGCGGTGAGCGCGGCGAGCTGGCCGGGCGAGGAGATGTTGCGGCCGAACAGACCGACGGCGCAGAGCCCTTCGCCGATCTGCCGCAGCAGCCAGTCGGGCGCGGTGGTGCCGACGAAACCGGGCTGGAGGATGGTGAGCGCGTCGCGGGTCAGGGTGCCTGACGAGCCACGTACCAGAGTGGTCATGAGGTGGCGTTATCCCTTCACTGCGCCCGAGGTGAGCCCTGCGGCCATCTTCTTCTGGATGATCATGAAGAAGACGACGACGGGCAGTGCGATGAGCGTGGAGGCCGCCATCAGCGCGCCGTAGTCCGTTCCCCGCTCGGTGGTGAACGTCATCAGCCAGACGTTGAGCGTGTACTTGGAGTTGTCGTTGATCAGGATGTACGCGAAGAGGTACTCGTTCCAGGCGTTGACCAGGGCGAAGATGGAAGCCGCGGCGAGACCTGGGGCGAGCAGCGGGAAGATCACGCGGCGGAAGGCTCCCATGCGGGTGCAGCCGTCGACCATGGCGGACTCCTCGAGCTCCACCGGGATGTTCACCACGAACCCGCGGATCATGACGATCGCGAACGGCAGCGTGGAGACCAGGTAGACGACGATCAGGCCCCAGTACTCGTCGAGCCCGCCGATGGCGTTGAGCTGCGCGTAGATGGGAATGAGCATCGCGGTCGGCGGCAGCATCTGGACGAGGATCAGCACCATCAGCAGCGCCTTGCGGCCGAAGAAGCGGAACCGGCCGATGGCCAGGGCCGCCAGCGTGGCGATGATCATTCCGCCGACCACCGCGGTGACCGAGACGATGAGGCTCGACTGGACGGCGGTGGCGAAGTTCTCCTGCTTCACCGCGCGGGCGAAGTTGTCGAAGGTCAGCGACGAGGGCCAGAGGGTCTGGTCGTAGGACCGGATCTCATGGTTGGGCCGCAGGGCGCTGATGACGAGCCAGTACACCGGAAAGGCCATCACGACGGCGGTGAGCAGGCCGATGACGTCGTAGTGCCAGCGGGACTTCTTGCGGTCCGGCCTCAGGTCCTGTCCGGCGCCGGCCGGGGAGGGAGCGGTGGAGGTGCTCATTCGACCTCTCCTGTCTTCAGCAGCTGACGCAGGTAGTAGACGGCCACACCGGACAGCAGCAGAACGGTGATCAACGCGATCGCGGTGCCCTGGCTGAACGAGGTGGACTCGAAGGCCTTGGAGAACGAGTAGAGGCCGAGGGTCTCGTACTCGGGCTCCGGCTTGTTGCCGCGCAGCAGCCAGATCTGCCCGAAGACGTTGAAGTCCCAGATCACCGAGAGAGTGGCGACCATGGTGAAGACGGGGCGGATCACCGGCCAGGTGACGAAGCGGAACACGGCGGGCGCGTTCGCGCCGTCGAGGGCGGCGGCCTCCTCCAGCTCCTTGGGCACCTGGGTGAGGGCCGCGTACAGGGTGATGACCACGAAGGGGATGGCGCCCCAGACGACCAGCAGGGCGATGATGGCGAAGCCCTGTTTCGGGTCGAGGAACCAGTTGTGGCCGAGGAAGTCCTCGCCCACGACCTTGGCTATCAGGGTGTTGATGAGGCCGTAGTCGGAGTCGGAGAGCCAGCGGAAGATGGAGGCGGCCACCATCAGGGGCATCGACCAGGCTGCGACGAGCGCCGCCGTCAGGACCAGTCGCACCCAGGTGGTCAGCCGGGCCATCAGCAGGGCGAGCAGCAGACCGATGCCCATGGTCAGGCCCACGCAGACGACCATGAACACGACGGTGCGGCCGGTGACCGACCAGAACTCGCTGTCGCCCAGGATGTTGGTGAACTGCTCGAAGCCGACCCAGGGCGGCGATTCGCCGGTCCACAGCTCCTTGCGCCCCATGTCCTGGAAGGACATGATCACGGTCTTCGCCAGCGGGAAGGCGTAGACCGCGGCGACCGCTACGAGCGCCGGGAGGATCAGCAGGTACGGGAGAAGCTCTCCCTTCTTCCGCTTCTTCCGGCCGGAGCCGCTGATCCCCTTGTCGGGCGCCGGCCTGGGGCCGGTGCCTTTCGGGGCACGTGGTACGGGTACCGGCGGGCCGGCGGCCTTGGTGTCGGCGGCAGTCACGTGGCTGACCTTCCGTTTGTTCTTCTGCACCGAAAAGGGCGGGGGCGGGAGCCGCGTGGTGCGGTTCCCGCCCACCGCCTGGAGAGCCCGTCGGGCGTCCTCGGCGGGGCGCCGGGACGCCCGAGGCCCGTCAGGACTCCTGGTTGATCAGCTCGTTGATCTTGGCGTCGGCCGCCTTGGTGGCCGCTTCCACGGAGTCACCCTTGAGGATGGCCAGGAGCATGTTCTCCAGGACCTCCTCCTTCTCGATCGAGGTCCAGCCCGGGGCGATCGGGGTGAACCACGCGTCCGGGACGGCGTTGGCGATCGGAGCGGTCTCCGGCTTCGCCTTCAGCGGCTCCAGCTGCTTGGTGTTGTTCGGAAGGATGTTCTTGGAGGCGAGGACCTCCATGGACTTCTCGCTGGTGAAGAGCGAGATCCACTCCTCACCCAGGTCCGCGACCTTCGACTTGCTGGTCACCGCGAGGTCGGAGCCACCGATGAAGGAGGGCAGCGCCTTGCCGTTCGGGCCGGGCATGCCGGCCGTGAGGATCTTGCCCTCGAGCTTGGGGTTGCCGTTGTTCTTGCCGTCGATGACGGAGCCGGACTCCCAGCCGTTGCCGTAGAGAAGGGCGGCCTTCTCGTTGGCCATCACGTTGGCGTGGTCCTGCTCGTCCTTGGTCTGGTCGGCCTTGTTGTACTTCTTGACCAGGTCGATGAAGTGCTGGATGCCCTTCTGCGCCTCCGGGGAGGAGAGCGAGGCCTTCCACTCCTTGGAGCCCTCGTCGTACTCGGCGATCTTGCCGTCGTAGGCGGCCACGTAGGACATGGCGGCGTACCAGTAGCGGCCCGGCAGGTAGAGGGACGAGAAGCGCTTGTCCTTCTTGCCGTACTCGGCCGAGACCTTGTCCATCGCCGCCAGGAGCTCGTCCTCGGTCTCGGGCAGCTTGTCGGTGCCCGCGCCCTTCTTGAGCATCTCGGTGTTGTAGATGGCGACACGGGCGCCCGCGTAGTAGGGCACACAGAACTGCTTGCCCTCGAAGGAGCAGGTGTCCTTCAGGCCCTGGATCCAGGTGTCGGAGTTCTGGTACTTCTTCGGGTCGATCTCCGCGAGAGCGCCGTTGAGGATGTACTGCATCGTCTCGGTGTTGCCGAGCTCGACGACGTCGGGGAACTTGTCGCCACCGAGGGCCGTGTCGAGCTTCTTGGCCTTGTCCGCCCACTGCTGGTACTGGACGTCGACCTTCACGCCCGGGTACTTCTTGTTGAACTGCGCGTTGACGTCCTTGACCAGCTCGGGCCAGGTCGACTGGGCGTCGACCATCAGCCAGACGGTCAACGTCTCCTTGCGGTCCTTCGGGCTCTTCGCCGATTCACTGCCGCCGTCGGAACCACAGGCCGCGACCGAGGCCATCATGGCCGCCGCACCCACCGCTGCTACGAGCTTGCGCTTCACGCCACCCTCCTCAAAGGGATGCAAGAGTTACCCCCCCACCACCCGGGAGTCGCGCAGCACTTGACGGACGCGCGCCAGATTCTGCCGTGGGGCTGGGACCTGATCTTTAATGGTTTAGACCAGTACCCGGGAGCTTGGCCTAGACCTTTAGGGGTGTCAAGGGTGTATAAGAAGGGCTGTCGTGTCCGTTATCGGACCGACACCTGAGGGAGGGCGACGACCCGTTACCGGTCCGTGCCACCATGTGAGCCGCAGCAGACGGAGGAGCCGGTGACGGCAGGAGCACAGCAGTCGGGAAGGCGGGCCATGGCCATGGACGGGGGCGGCACAGAAGCCGAGGGCGGGGCGCAGACCCGCACCGCGCGCGTGCCCAAGTACTACCGGCTCAAGCGCCACTTGCTCGACATGACGGAGACCCTGCCGCCGGGCACACCGGTGCCGCCGGAACGGACGCTGGCCGCCGAGTTCGACACCTCCCGCACCACCGTCCGCCAGGCGCTCCAGGAGCTGGTCGTCGAGGGCCGGCTCGAACGCATCCAGGGCAAGGGCACCTTCGTCGCCAAGCCCAAGGTCTCCCAGGCGCTCCAGCTCACCTCGTACACCGAGGACATGCGCGCGCAGGGACTGGAGCCCACGTCTCAGCTGCTGGACATCGGATACGTCACAGCCGACGACACCCTGGCCGGACTGCTGGACATCGCGGCCGGCGGCCGGGTGCTGCGTATCGAGCGGCTGCGACTGGCGAGCGGTGAGCCGATGGCCATCGAGACCACGCACCTGTCCGCCAAGCGCTTCCCGGCGCTGCGCCGCAGCCTGGTCAAGTACACCTCGCTCTACACCGCGCTGGCGGAGGTCTACGACGTCCATCTCGCGGAGGCGGAGGAGACCATCGAGACCTCGCTGGCCACCCCGCGCGAAGCCGGTCTGCTCGGCACGGACGTCGGCCTGCCGATGCTGATGCTCTCCCGCCACTCGCTGGACGCCCAGGGAGAGCCGGTGGAATGGGTGCGCTCCGTCTACCGCGGCGACCGCTACAAGTTCGTCGCGAGGCTCCAGCGCCCCAACGACTGACCCCGGTTCCCTCTTCCGGCCGCATGGCACCGCAACTTGTTGCGGTGCCATGTCACGTTTTGCCCCCACCGGCCGGAAGTCGTTGCCGTACCGATATGCGGACCGGGGGTGACTCGGCGCGAACGGCTCGCCTAGATTTCCTGCCCATTACACAGGTGACCAGTAAGGGGACGGAGCCGCATGTCAGCAGTGCCCGAGGTGCCGGAAGCGCCTGAAGCGCCCGAAGCGAAAGCGCCGGTCGTCACACCGGTGCGTGTGATCATCGCCCTCTGTCTCGTCGCCCCGTTCGTGGCGATGCTCTGGGTCGGTTCGTACGCGAAGCTCGAACCCACGTTCATAGGCATGCCGTTCTTCTACTGGTACCAGATGCTCTGGGTCCTGATCTCCACGGCCCTGACGATGATCGCCTACAAGCTGTGGCAGCGTGACCAGCGCGCCCGCAAGGGGGGTGCGTCCCGATGAAGGACGGCGTGAACGGCGTAGCACTCGCCGTCTTCATCTTCTTCTTCCTGGCCGTGACGGTCATGGGCTTCCTGGCCTCGCGCTGGCGCAAGGCCGAGAACGAGAACAGCCTCGACGAATGGGGCCTCGGCGGACGGTCGTTCGGCACCTGGGTGACCTGGTTCCTGCTCGGCGGCGACCTCTACACCGCGTACACCTTCGTCGCCGTACCGGCGGCCATCTACGCGGCGGGGGCGGCCGGCTTCTTCGCCGTGCCGTACACGATCCTCGTCTACCCGCTGATCTTCACCTTCCTGCCACGGCTGTGGTCGGTGTCGCACAAGCACGGATACGTCACCACCTCGGACTTCGTCCGCGGACGCTTCGGTTCCAGGGGCCTGTCGCTGGCGGTCGCCGTCACCGGCATCCTCGCCACCATGCCGTACATCGCGCTCCAATTGGTCGGCATCCAGGCCGTGCTGGACGTCATGGGCGTGGGCGGCGGCGAGACCACGCACTGGTTCGTCAAGGACCTGCCGCTGCTGATCGCCTTCGGTGTCCTCGCGGCCTACACGTACTCCTCCGGACTGCGTGCCCCGGCGCTGATCGCCTTCGTCAAGGACACCCTGATCTACATCGTCATCGCGGTGGCGATCATCTACATCCCGATCAAGCTCGGCGGCTTCGACGAGATCTTCGCCAGCGCCGGCGAGAAGTTCGCGCAGATCAACCCGGCCACCGACAAGCCCAACGGCGCTCTGGTGCCCGGCGAGCTGGGCCAGTGGGGCTACGCCACGTTGGCGCTCGGTTCCGCGCTCGCCCTGTTCATGTATCCGCACTCGATCACGGCCACGCTCTCCTCGCGCAGCCGTGAGGTGATCCGCCGCAACACCACCATCCTGCCGCTGTACTCGCTGATGCTGGGCCTCCTGGCGCTGCTCGGCTTCATGGCGATCGCGGCCGGGGTGAACGTCAAGAACGGCCAGCTGGCGATCCCGCAGCTGTTCGAGAACATGTTCCCCGACTGGTTCGCGGGCGTCGCCTTCGCCGCCATCGGCATCGGCGCACTCGTCCCGGCGGCCATCATGTCGATCGCCGCGGCGAACCTGTTCACCCGCAACATCTACAAGGACTTCCTGAAGCCCGACGCGACGCCGGCGCAGGAGACCAAGGTCTCCAAGCTGGTCTCGCTGCTGGTGAAGGTCGGCGCGCTCGCCTTCGTCCTCACCATGGACAAGACGGTCGCGATCAACTTCCAGCTGCTGGGCGGCATCTGGATCCTCCAGACCTTCCCGGCGCTGGTGGGCGGTCTGTTCACCCGCTGGTTCCACCGGTGGGCGCTCATCGGCGGCTGGGCCGTCGGCATGATCTACGGCACCGCCGCCGCGTACGGCGTGGCCAGCCCGACCCAGAAGCACTTCGGCGGCTCGTCGGCGGAGATCCCGGGCATCGGCGAGATCGGCTACATCGGCCTCACCGCGTTCGTGCTGAACGTCGTCGTCACCGTGGTTCTCACCTTCGTCCTGCGGGCGGCCAAGGCCCCCGACGGCATCGACGAGACCAGCCCGTCCGACTACACGGCGGACGCGGGCGACCCGGGCGTCAAGGTCGAGCTGCCGCCGGCCACGGTGGGCGCTCCGGGCGGTCACTGACCGGTCGCACGGCGAGGGGCCGTCGCGTCTTCCGTCCGGGGTACCTCCCCGTCCGGGAAATGCGGCGGCCCTTCGCCGTGCCCTGATGCACACTGCCGGGCATGGACATCACCATCCGGAACATAGAACCCGGGGAGCACACGGCACTCGGAGAGTTGACCGCCGGCGCCTATCTCGACGGCGGGCTGCTGGCCCTCGGCGAGCAGGACCCGTACATCGAGGTGCTCCGCGACGTCGCGGGCCGCAACGCGCAGGCAGAGGTGTACGTCGCCGTCGACGCGCAGAACACGCTGCTCGGCGGTGTGGCGTTCGTCCCTGCCGGCGGACCGTTCGCCGACATCGCGGGACCTGGCGAGGCCGAGTTCCGGATGCTCGCCGTGGACGCCCGGGCACGCGGCCGCGGCGCCGGCGAGGCGCTGGTGCGCACCTGCGTGGAGCGGGCGAGAGCCACCCCGGGGTGTGTACGGCTGGTGCTGTCGACACAGCCCACGATGTACGCGGCTCACCGCATCTACGACCGGCTCGGCTTCGTGCGCACACCGGAACGGGACTGGGAACCGGTCCCGGGCCTCGTTTCGCTGCTGACGTACGCACTGGAGCTCCACCCGACCTCCCGACACAACATGTAGGGGCAGGCGCAGCAGCCCGCCCCCACATGTATGCTCATCTCGCTGTCGCCACAGGGGAATCCGGTGCGAATCCGGAACTGTCCCGCAACGGTGTGATCCGGTGCGCTTTGCCGTACCCGTTCGAGTCCGAGGACCTGTCGACGGCGCATCCGGTTCGACCGATCCGGATGCCCAGACGTCCGGGCCTCGCGGTTGGGCCGGTGGACGCCGTGCGCCGTGCTGCCCCGTCACGCGTGCCACGGCCCGCCCCCTCCGCCGGCCCAGAGCCGAGCGAGGGAGAGCATCACATGACCATCGCGCCAGCCGATCCGGTCTCAGCGACGGAGAACGACGGCCCCGGGACCGCGCTGCTGCGGACCTTGACGGACCTGACGGCGGACCTGCCCGACACCGACCCGGGCAAGGTCGCCGCCGCCGCGCTGCGCGGCCGCAACGCCGGGTCCGACGCGGCAGAGCTGCACTCCCTCGCCGCCGAAGCGGCCGCGGGCCTCATCTCGGACGACCCCGCCTACTCCCGGCTCGCCGCACGTCTGCTGACCCGCACGATCGCCGAAGAGGCGGCCGGGCAGGGCGCTTCCTCGTTCACCGCCTCGGTCGCCACCGGTCACCGCGAGGGACTGATCGCCGACCGCACGGCCGCCTTCGTGGCACTGCACGCCGCCCGGCTCGACGCGCTGATCGACCTCGAGGCCGACGACCGCTTCGGCTACTTCGGCCTGCGCACCCTCTACAGCCGCTACCTGCTGCGCCACCCGATCACCCGCCAGGTCGTCGAGACGCCCCAGCACTTCATGCTCCGCGTCGCCTGCGGGCTCGCCGAGGACGACTCGCCGCGCGCCCTGGAGGAGGTCGCGGCGCTGTACCGCCTGATGAGCCGGCTGGACTACCTCCCTTCCTCCCCCACTCTCTTCAACTCCGGCACCCGCCACCCCCAGATGTCGTCCTGCTACCTGCTGGACTCTCCGCTGGACGAACTCGACTCGATCTACGACCGCTACCACCAGGTCGCGCGCCTTTCCAAGCACGCGGGCGGCATCGGGCTGTCGTACTCCCGTATCCGCGCCCGCGGTTCACTGATCCGCGGCACAAACGGGCACTCCAACGGCATCGTCCCGTTCCTGAAGACCCTCGACGCCTCGGTCGCCGCAGTGAACCAGGGCGGTCGCCGCAAGGGGGCCGCCGCCGTCTACCTGGAGACCTGGCACGCGGACATCGAGGAGTTCCTCGAACTGCGCGACAACACCGGTGAGGACGCCCGCCGTACGCACAACCTGAACCTGGCGCACTGGATCCCGGACGAGTTCATGCGCCGCGTCGAGGCGGACGCCGAGTGGTCGCTGTTCTCCCCGGTCGACGTCCCGGAGCTGGTCGACCTGTGGGGCGAGGCCTTCGACGCGGCCTACCGCCGGGCGGAGGCCGCGGGACTGGCCCGCAGGTCCGTTCCCGCGCGTGACCTCTACGGCCGGATGATGCGCACCCTCGCCCAGACCGGCAACGGCTGGATGACCTTCAAGGACGCGTCCAACCGCACCGCGAACCAGACCGCGGAGCCGGGCCGGGTCGTGCACTCCTCCAACCTGTGCACGGAGATCCTCGAGGTCACGGACGACGGCGAGACGGCCGTGTGCAACCTCGGCTCCGTGAACCTCGGCGCGTTCGTCAGCGGCGACGGCATCGACTGGGAGCGGCTGGACGCCACCGTCCGCACGGCCGTCACCTTCCTCGACCGCGTCGTCGACATCAACTTCTACCCGACGGAGCAGGCCGGGCGGTCCAACGCCAGGTGGCGCCCGGTGGGCCTGGGCGTGATGGGTCTGCAGGACGTCTTCTTCAAGCTGCGGCTGCCCTTCGACTCGGCGGAGGCCAGGGCCCTTTCCACGAAGATCGCCGAGCGGATCATGCTCGCGGCCTACGAGGCCTCGTGCGATCTCGCGGAGCGCAACGGGCCGCTGCCGGCCTGGGCCGGGACCCGCACGGCACGCGGCGTGCTGCACCCCGACCACTACGACACGACGCTGAACTGGCCGGAGCGCTGGGAGGCGCTGCGTGCCCGGATCGCCGACGTCGGCATGCGCAACTCGCTGCTCCTCGCCATCGCGCCGACCGCGACCATCGCCTCGATCGCCGGTGTCTACGAGTGCATCGAGCCGCAGGTCTCCAACCTCTTCAAGCGCGAGACGCTCAGCGGCGAGTTCCTCCAGGTCAACTCCTACCTGGTGGACGACCTGAAGCGGCTCGGCGTCTGGGACGCGCAGACGCGTGAGGCGCTGCGCGAGGCGAGCGGCTCGGTGCAGGGCTTCACCTGGGTGCCGGAGGAGATCCGTGCGCTGTACCGCACCGCCTGGGAGATCCCCAGCGCGGGCTGATCGACATGGCTGCCGCCCGTACGCCGTTCCTGGACCAGAGCCAGTCCTTGAACCTGTTCCTCGAGACGCCGACGATCGGCAAGCTCAGCTCGATGTACGCGTACGCGTGGAAGCAGGGCCTGAAGACCACGTACTACCTGCGCTCGCGCCCGGCGACCAGGATCGCGCGCGCCGCGTCGGCCGCCGTCCCGGTCCCCGCACAGGTGACGCCCGAGGATGCCGTCGCCTGCTCCCTGGAAAAC
Coding sequences within it:
- a CDS encoding glycoside hydrolase family 3 protein, with protein sequence MTTLVRGSSGTLTRDALTILQPGFVGTTAPDWLLRQIGEGLCAVGLFGRNISSPGQLAALTARLRAERDDVLVAIDEEGGDVTRLEVRTGSSFPGNYALGLVDDVDLTRAVAHELGRRLAECGVDLNWAPSADVNSNPDNPVIGVRSFGADTALAARHTVAYVEGLQAAGVAACTKHFPGHGDTNVDSHHAAPRIDVDLDTLHARELVPFRAAIAAGSKAVMSAHILLPALDPDRPATLSPQILTGLLREELGYQGLIVTDGMEMQAISSTYGIERGSVLAIAAGADAICVGGGLADEETVLRLRDALVNAVRNGDLPEERLADAAARVRALADWTRRARGAAAEPGAASQEGTAPGSDTDIGLVAARRAVRVTPGGRPYEPVTEAPYVAALTPVANIAVGDETPWGVAAELAALLPGTETGTYAEEGDTPELVSHVLEAAADRRIVAVVRDVHRHPWMADALEALLAARPDTVVVEMGLNRAAPRGALHIATHGAARVCGRAAAEVIAGR
- a CDS encoding carbohydrate ABC transporter permease — translated: MSTSTAPSPAGAGQDLRPDRKKSRWHYDVIGLLTAVVMAFPVYWLVISALRPNHEIRSYDQTLWPSSLTFDNFARAVKQENFATAVQSSLIVSVTAVVGGMIIATLAALAIGRFRFFGRKALLMVLILVQMLPPTAMLIPIYAQLNAIGGLDEYWGLIVVYLVSTLPFAIVMIRGFVVNIPVELEESAMVDGCTRMGAFRRVIFPLLAPGLAAASIFALVNAWNEYLFAYILINDNSKYTLNVWLMTFTTERGTDYGALMAASTLIALPVVVFFMIIQKKMAAGLTSGAVKG
- a CDS encoding sugar ABC transporter permease, which codes for MTAADTKAAGPPVPVPRAPKGTGPRPAPDKGISGSGRKKRKKGELLPYLLILPALVAVAAVYAFPLAKTVIMSFQDMGRKELWTGESPPWVGFEQFTNILGDSEFWSVTGRTVVFMVVCVGLTMGIGLLLALLMARLTTWVRLVLTAALVAAWSMPLMVAASIFRWLSDSDYGLINTLIAKVVGEDFLGHNWFLDPKQGFAIIALLVVWGAIPFVVITLYAALTQVPKELEEAAALDGANAPAVFRFVTWPVIRPVFTMVATLSVIWDFNVFGQIWLLRGNKPEPEYETLGLYSFSKAFESTSFSQGTAIALITVLLLSGVAVYYLRQLLKTGEVE
- a CDS encoding sugar ABC transporter substrate-binding protein, with amino-acid sequence MKRKLVAAVGAAAMMASVAACGSDGGSESAKSPKDRKETLTVWLMVDAQSTWPELVKDVNAQFNKKYPGVKVDVQYQQWADKAKKLDTALGGDKFPDVVELGNTETMQYILNGALAEIDPKKYQNSDTWIQGLKDTCSFEGKQFCVPYYAGARVAIYNTEMLKKGAGTDKLPETEDELLAAMDKVSAEYGKKDKRFSSLYLPGRYWYAAMSYVAAYDGKIAEYDEGSKEWKASLSSPEAQKGIQHFIDLVKKYNKADQTKDEQDHANVMANEKAALLYGNGWESGSVIDGKNNGNPKLEGKILTAGMPGPNGKALPSFIGGSDLAVTSKSKVADLGEEWISLFTSEKSMEVLASKNILPNNTKQLEPLKAKPETAPIANAVPDAWFTPIAPGWTSIEKEEVLENMLLAILKGDSVEAATKAADAKINELINQES
- a CDS encoding GntR family transcriptional regulator, with amino-acid sequence MAMDGGGTEAEGGAQTRTARVPKYYRLKRHLLDMTETLPPGTPVPPERTLAAEFDTSRTTVRQALQELVVEGRLERIQGKGTFVAKPKVSQALQLTSYTEDMRAQGLEPTSQLLDIGYVTADDTLAGLLDIAAGGRVLRIERLRLASGEPMAIETTHLSAKRFPALRRSLVKYTSLYTALAEVYDVHLAEAEETIETSLATPREAGLLGTDVGLPMLMLSRHSLDAQGEPVEWVRSVYRGDRYKFVARLQRPND
- a CDS encoding DUF3311 domain-containing protein — its product is MSAVPEVPEAPEAPEAKAPVVTPVRVIIALCLVAPFVAMLWVGSYAKLEPTFIGMPFFYWYQMLWVLISTALTMIAYKLWQRDQRARKGGASR
- a CDS encoding sodium:solute symporter family protein, which encodes MKDGVNGVALAVFIFFFLAVTVMGFLASRWRKAENENSLDEWGLGGRSFGTWVTWFLLGGDLYTAYTFVAVPAAIYAAGAAGFFAVPYTILVYPLIFTFLPRLWSVSHKHGYVTTSDFVRGRFGSRGLSLAVAVTGILATMPYIALQLVGIQAVLDVMGVGGGETTHWFVKDLPLLIAFGVLAAYTYSSGLRAPALIAFVKDTLIYIVIAVAIIYIPIKLGGFDEIFASAGEKFAQINPATDKPNGALVPGELGQWGYATLALGSALALFMYPHSITATLSSRSREVIRRNTTILPLYSLMLGLLALLGFMAIAAGVNVKNGQLAIPQLFENMFPDWFAGVAFAAIGIGALVPAAIMSIAAANLFTRNIYKDFLKPDATPAQETKVSKLVSLLVKVGALAFVLTMDKTVAINFQLLGGIWILQTFPALVGGLFTRWFHRWALIGGWAVGMIYGTAAAYGVASPTQKHFGGSSAEIPGIGEIGYIGLTAFVLNVVVTVVLTFVLRAAKAPDGIDETSPSDYTADAGDPGVKVELPPATVGAPGGH
- a CDS encoding GNAT family N-acetyltransferase; protein product: MDITIRNIEPGEHTALGELTAGAYLDGGLLALGEQDPYIEVLRDVAGRNAQAEVYVAVDAQNTLLGGVAFVPAGGPFADIAGPGEAEFRMLAVDARARGRGAGEALVRTCVERARATPGCVRLVLSTQPTMYAAHRIYDRLGFVRTPERDWEPVPGLVSLLTYALELHPTSRHNM